One Actinospica robiniae DSM 44927 genomic region harbors:
- a CDS encoding NADH-quinone oxidoreductase subunit N, translating to MNQSIDYAAITPLLLVAVGALGVLIADLFAGPKGKAALPWATAGVLVLGLGAELGLWLSGANDEPRLTFCLNTHHTGALSCSYSVDSFTLTIQTVLIAGTLLTVLMAPRRFKVPFGEYHFLLLCSLTGALLMAGARDFITMTVALETLSLPAYALVGFGRRRGDATTGAEAALKFFLMSVASTAVMLFGISLVYGVTGTVYFADIQAALTLTGYHASILTAGMVLTLAGFAFKISAVPFHFWTPEVYSGAPVPVAAYLSVVSKTAGFAGLIVTLELAFRTEMHDLSVLIAILAAVTMTVGNVVALRQRSAVRLLAWSTVAQAGYVLVPLAVTMWNGADVSRVPVLSAGGLGPAVTASVAYLVFYAAMNLGAFGVVSAVAGTLPGGGELAGYRGLGARQPRAAWPLGFFLLCLAGLPPGLMGLFAKVAVFRAATSGGLTWLAVVMAVNVVIGLFYYLRWAAALFAPAGEGLAPAPTRPVPLGPRLAIGLALAVSIVFSFYPAPAFR from the coding sequence TTGAACCAGTCCATCGACTACGCCGCGATCACGCCGCTGCTGCTGGTCGCCGTCGGCGCGCTGGGCGTGCTGATCGCGGACCTGTTCGCCGGGCCCAAGGGCAAGGCCGCGCTGCCGTGGGCGACCGCGGGCGTCCTCGTGCTGGGGCTCGGCGCCGAGCTCGGCCTGTGGCTCTCCGGCGCGAACGACGAGCCGCGGCTGACGTTCTGTCTGAACACGCACCACACCGGCGCGCTCAGCTGTTCCTACTCGGTCGACTCGTTCACCCTGACCATCCAGACCGTGCTGATCGCGGGCACGCTGCTGACGGTGCTGATGGCACCGCGCCGGTTCAAGGTGCCCTTCGGCGAGTACCACTTCCTGCTGCTGTGCTCGCTCACCGGCGCGCTGCTGATGGCCGGGGCCCGCGATTTCATCACCATGACCGTCGCGCTCGAGACGCTCTCGCTGCCGGCCTACGCGCTGGTCGGCTTCGGCCGCAGGCGCGGGGACGCCACCACGGGGGCGGAGGCGGCGCTGAAGTTCTTCCTCATGTCGGTGGCCTCCACCGCGGTGATGCTCTTCGGGATCTCGCTGGTCTACGGCGTGACCGGCACGGTGTACTTCGCCGACATCCAGGCCGCGCTGACACTCACCGGCTACCACGCCTCGATCCTGACGGCGGGCATGGTGCTCACCCTGGCCGGGTTCGCGTTCAAGATCTCGGCCGTGCCCTTCCACTTCTGGACGCCCGAGGTCTACTCCGGCGCGCCCGTCCCGGTCGCCGCGTACCTGTCGGTGGTCTCGAAGACCGCCGGCTTCGCGGGCCTGATCGTGACGCTGGAACTGGCCTTCCGCACCGAGATGCACGACCTCTCGGTGCTGATCGCGATCCTGGCCGCGGTCACCATGACCGTGGGCAACGTGGTGGCGCTGCGGCAGCGCTCGGCCGTGCGCCTGCTGGCCTGGTCGACGGTCGCGCAGGCCGGCTACGTGCTGGTGCCGCTGGCCGTGACCATGTGGAACGGCGCCGACGTGAGCCGGGTGCCGGTGCTCTCCGCGGGCGGCCTCGGACCGGCCGTGACCGCGTCCGTCGCCTACCTGGTGTTCTACGCGGCCATGAACCTGGGCGCGTTCGGTGTGGTCAGCGCGGTCGCCGGCACGCTGCCCGGCGGCGGGGAACTGGCCGGCTACCGCGGCCTGGGCGCCCGTCAGCCGCGCGCGGCCTGGCCGCTCGGCTTCTTCCTGCTCTGCCTGGCCGGGCTGCCGCCGGGTCTGATGGGCCTGTTCGCCAAGGTCGCCGTCTTCCGCGCGGCCACCTCCGGCGGCCTGACCTGGCTGGCCGTGGTGATGGCGGTGAACGTGGTGATCGGGCTGTTCTACTACCTGCGCTGGGCCGCAGCGCTGTTCGCCCCGGCCGGCGAGGGCCTCGCGCCCGCGCCGACCCGCCCGGTGCCGCTCGGCCCGCGCCTGGCGATCGGCCTGGCGCTGGCGGTCTCGATCGTCTTCTCGTTCTATCCGGCTCCGGCCTTCCGGTAG